CAGCCGCTGCGGGAGGCGGGCACCTGGGGGCGGCTGCCCGCCGGGTCGACGATCTCGGCGCTCGAGGCGCTCTTCCCCCGTATCGAGGAGGCGCCGGAGGCCGTGGGCGCCGCGTCGGCCAGCGGAGCCGCGTGACCGACGCGTTCCTGCGCGCGAGGGAGGCTCCGGACGGGCCGCCCCGGGACTACCCGCCTCTTCCCGAGGCGCTCGTGGTGCCGGTCTACGACAACCACACCCACCTGGAGATGGCGGACGGCGGCACCCCGCTCGACTACCGTGAGCACCTCGACCGCGCTTCGAGCGTGGGCGTGCGCGGTGTCGTGCAGGTGGGCACGGATCTCGCGACCTCGCGCTGGAGCGCCGAGGTGGCGTCCCATGAGCCGCGCGTGCTCGCGGCGGTCGCCATCCATCCGAACGACGCCCCCGAGCTGCTCGCCACCGGACGGCTCGACGAGCACCTCGCGGGCATCGACGAGCTCGCCGCCCGCCCGCGCGTGCGCGCCGTCGGGGAGACGGGGCTCGACTTCTTCCGCACGGAGGGCGAGGCGGAGCGCGACGCCCAGTACCGCTCCTTCGAGGCGCACATCGAGATCGCGAAACGGCGCGGTCTCGCGTTGCAGATCCACGACCGGGATGCGCACCGCGAGGTGGTCGCGACGCTCGCCCGGGTGGGGGCGCCGGAGCGCGTCGTGTTCCACTGCTTCTCCGGCGACGCCGATTTCGCGCGGCTGGTGGCCGAGCGCGGCTGGTACCTCTCCTTTGCGGGCACCGTCACCTTCAAGAACGCGCAGAACCTGCGCGACGCGCTCGAGGTGATCCCGCGGTCCCGCATCCTCATCGAGACGGATGCCCCGTACCTCACGCCCACCCCGTTCCGCGGGCGCCCGAACGCGCCGTACCTCATCCCGCACACCTTGCGGGCGATGGCGGCGCACCTCGGCACGGATGCCTCGATGCTGGCCGCGCAGATCTCCTCCAACACGGAGGCGGTGTACGGGCACTGGGACGACGAGCCCGTCGAGTCCCCCCGCGGCCCGTTCGCTCCTGAGGTCGCCGACGAGCGCCGCGCGGAGCGTCACGCATGAGCCGCTGCGCGTCCGCTGCACTCCCATCTCACGGACTCGCGCAACCCATCTCAAGGAGCCTCGGCGCCCGATCCGCCTCATCCGTCGACTCCCGCCACACCCGTCACACCCACTCCTTGAGATGGGATGCTGCACTCCTTGAGATGGGATGCGCGGGCCGCGGAGGCAGCAGCTGCGGCGGCGCCGCCGCGGGCCGCGGAGGATCCGCGTGAGCGCGCTCCTCGGGCCCGCCGAGATCCGCGACCTCGCCGACGGCCTCGGCCTGCAGCCCACCAAGAAGCTCGGCCAGAACTTCGTGGTCGACGGCAACACGGTGCGCAAGATCGTGCGCGCGGGCCGCGTCGAGGCGGGCGACCACGTGCTCGAGGTCGGGCCCGGGCTCGGCTCGCTCACCCTCGGGCTGCTCGAAACCGGCGCCCGCGTCACGGCGATCGAGATCGACAGGCGGCTCGCCGAGCAGTTGCCGCTCACCGTCGAGGCGATGCGGCCCGGCGCGCCGCTCGCTGTCATCACCGCCGATGCGCTGCGGGTCGACGAGGTTCCCGGCGAGCCGACGCGTCTCGTCGCCAACCTCCCCTACAACGTCTCGGTTCCCGTGCTGCTGCACCTGCTGCACGCCGTGCCGAGCCTCGAGTCGGCGCTCGTCATGGTGCAGGCCGAGGTGGGTCACCGCCTCGCCGCCGCCCCCGGCTCCCGCGTCTACGGCTCTCCCAGCGTGAAGGCCTCCTGGTACGGCGAGTGGTCGATCGCGGGCACCGTCAGCCGCCAGGTGTTCTGGCCGGTGCCGAACGTCGACTCGGTGCTCGTGGGCTTCCGTCGTGGCGAGCTTCCGGGCACGGATGCCGAACGCGCCGCCACCTTCGCCCTCGTCGATGCCGCGTTCGGGCAGCGGCGCAAGATGCTGAGGCAGTCGCTCGCCGACGTGCTCGGCGGTTCGCAGGCGGCGTCCGCGCTCCTGGCGGGCGCCGACGTGGATCCGACGGCGCGCGGCGAGCAGCTCACGGTGCGGGACTTCCTGCGGATCGCGCGAGCCCACGGGGAGAACGCGGCGTCCACCCTCCCCTAGGGTGGAGCAATGACCACCTCCGGGCGCGCATCGGTGCACGTCAAGGCGCCGGGGAAGATCAACGTCTTCCTCAAGGTGGGCACGCTCGACGACAGCGGGTATCACGACGTCGCGATCGCCTACCAGGCGGTGTCGCTGTACGAGTACGTGCGCGTCTCGGACGCCCCCGACTTCTCGATCGAGGTCACCGGATCGGTGGAGCTCTCGCGGGTGCCGCTCGACGGGTCCAACATCGCCATCAAGGCGGCCCGGCTGCTCGCCGCGCGCACCGGCTTCGGCGGGGGCGCCCGCATCGAGATCGAGAAGCACGTGCCGGTGACGGGCGGGATGGGGGGCGGATCGGCGGATGCCGCGGCCACCCTGCTCGCCTGCGACACCCTGTGGGGCACCGAGCTGCCGCGCGACGAACTGCTCGAGCTCGCCCGCAAGCTGGGCGCCGACGTGCCGTTCGCCCTCACCGGCGGAACCGCGATCGGCACCGGTCGCGGCGACGAGCTCTCGCCCGCCCTCGCCCAGGGCACCTTCCACTGGGTGCTCGCGCTCGCCGACTTCGGGCTGTCGACGCCCGCCGTGTACCGCGAGCTCGACGAGCATCGCACGCGGCACGCCCAGGACATCTACCCCGCCGATCCGCGCCCCACGGTCGAGACGAATGTGCTGCAGGCGCTGCGCGCGGGCGACCCGCACATGCTCGCCGATGCCATGCACAACGACCTGCAGGCGCCGGCGCTGCACCTCGAGCCCTCCCTCGCCGACGTGCTCGAGCTCGGCGAGCAGAACGGGGCGCTCGCCGGCATCGTCTCGGGCTCGGGCCCGACGGTCGCCTTCCTCACCGCGGATGTGGATTCCGCGCTCGAGCTGCAGGTGGCGCTCTCGGCCGCCCGGCTCACGGTCGTGCGGGCGACCGGTCCGGTGCACGGGGCGCGCGTCATCACCGACTGAGGGCGCCGCTACCGCTTGTTCACCTGGGCGAGGGTGCCCGTGCATCCCCCGGGGCGATGTGGTTCAGACGCAGCCTTTTGACTCGCATCGCCTCGTCACCCCCGGCGGGGAGCCACCACCCGAGCAATCCGAGGCCGCTGAGCGATGTCGACCGGTGCCCGGTTCCAGTTCATCCGCATCGATTCGAACGATCAGGTGCGGATGGCGTCCTGGATCCACCACATCTCGCGCCTGACGGGCGCGCCTGCCTCCGCAGCCGCAGACTCCGCCGACCCCGTGTTCATCTGGCAGCTCTCGGCGGGCAACCACCGCGTCCTCGCCCGCAGCGCCGCCGGCTTCGCGAGCGTCGACGCCACCCGACGGGGCATCCAGTCGCTGCTCGCCGCACGGGACACGCTCGTGCCGCGCATGGTGCGGCTGGAGGCGAGCCGCGGCTACGGCTGGGTGCTGCTCGGCGAGGGCGCGCCGGTCGCGACCTGCGCACGCTGGTATGCGATGGAGCGCGACCGGCGCGAGTCGCTGCGTTCCGCGCGTGAGGCGATCGAGCTTCTCGCGGCGGACCCGCATCATGCCGGCGACGCGCTCGTCGCCGCCGGGGGAGACCGCGAGTGAGCGCCCGGTCGTATC
The Protaetiibacter larvae DNA segment above includes these coding regions:
- a CDS encoding TatD family hydrolase, yielding MTDAFLRAREAPDGPPRDYPPLPEALVVPVYDNHTHLEMADGGTPLDYREHLDRASSVGVRGVVQVGTDLATSRWSAEVASHEPRVLAAVAIHPNDAPELLATGRLDEHLAGIDELAARPRVRAVGETGLDFFRTEGEAERDAQYRSFEAHIEIAKRRGLALQIHDRDAHREVVATLARVGAPERVVFHCFSGDADFARLVAERGWYLSFAGTVTFKNAQNLRDALEVIPRSRILIETDAPYLTPTPFRGRPNAPYLIPHTLRAMAAHLGTDASMLAAQISSNTEAVYGHWDDEPVESPRGPFAPEVADERRAERHA
- the rsmA gene encoding 16S rRNA (adenine(1518)-N(6)/adenine(1519)-N(6))-dimethyltransferase RsmA, which encodes MSALLGPAEIRDLADGLGLQPTKKLGQNFVVDGNTVRKIVRAGRVEAGDHVLEVGPGLGSLTLGLLETGARVTAIEIDRRLAEQLPLTVEAMRPGAPLAVITADALRVDEVPGEPTRLVANLPYNVSVPVLLHLLHAVPSLESALVMVQAEVGHRLAAAPGSRVYGSPSVKASWYGEWSIAGTVSRQVFWPVPNVDSVLVGFRRGELPGTDAERAATFALVDAAFGQRRKMLRQSLADVLGGSQAASALLAGADVDPTARGEQLTVRDFLRIARAHGENAASTLP
- a CDS encoding 4-(cytidine 5'-diphospho)-2-C-methyl-D-erythritol kinase, whose protein sequence is MTTSGRASVHVKAPGKINVFLKVGTLDDSGYHDVAIAYQAVSLYEYVRVSDAPDFSIEVTGSVELSRVPLDGSNIAIKAARLLAARTGFGGGARIEIEKHVPVTGGMGGGSADAAATLLACDTLWGTELPRDELLELARKLGADVPFALTGGTAIGTGRGDELSPALAQGTFHWVLALADFGLSTPAVYRELDEHRTRHAQDIYPADPRPTVETNVLQALRAGDPHMLADAMHNDLQAPALHLEPSLADVLELGEQNGALAGIVSGSGPTVAFLTADVDSALELQVALSAARLTVVRATGPVHGARVITD